In the genome of Anomalospiza imberbis isolate Cuckoo-Finch-1a 21T00152 chromosome 29, ASM3175350v1, whole genome shotgun sequence, one region contains:
- the LOC137463514 gene encoding feather keratin B-4-like — protein sequence MSSYGQLLSARCASPCEVTCSQPYVDACSEPCVASCGDSRAIVYAPPVVVTFPGPIISSCPTESIVGSSIPEISGGMGSGGGYGRNYYPYFSRGYYRYRYGNYGPF from the exons ATGTCCTCCTATGGCCAACTGCTCAGCGCCCGCTGTGCTTCGCCCTGCGAGGTGACGTGCTCCCAGCCCTACGTCGATGCCTGCAGTGAGCCTTGTGTCGCCTCCTGCGGAGACTCCCGAGCCATCGTCTATGCCCCGCCTGTGGTCGTGACATTCCCGGGGCCCATCATCAGCTCCTGCCCCACGGAGAGCATCGTTGGGTCGTCCATCCCTGAAATCAGCGGGGGAATGGGGTCTggagggg GCTACGGTAGGAATTATTATCCCTATTTTTCCCGAGGGTACTACAGGTATCGCTACGGGAACTATGGGCCTTTTTAA